From a single Artemia franciscana chromosome 9, ASM3288406v1, whole genome shotgun sequence genomic region:
- the LOC136031072 gene encoding uncharacterized protein LOC136031072 isoform X2 — protein MDPSFELEIPFEDIDAFLNEISTQISDEASSKDFIELQVFNEYSYEIEDTCHSKPIDAFIDATIDAFLNEATSKEFTELQAFKENPRYSYEIQDSGSAIVEKYEGYGKRTKQENLAQKKKKKNCQMDKKDTKKKNSQMDKEDTKKKKSKMDKDTERLIQNRKAAKKLRDKKKSEKLILEKQVLDLLRENQQMEETIKTQSLQIQRLKNEVATCACKRTDCGIVKQQYTRFF, from the coding sequence ATGGATCCGagttttgaattagaaataCCTTTTGAAGATATAGatgcatttttaaatgaaatttcaacTCAAATCAGTGATGAAGCTTCTTCAAAGGACTTCATTGAATTGCAAGTGTTTAATGAATATAGTTACGAGATAGAAGATACGTGCCACAGTAAGCCTATTGATGCATTTATTGATGCCACTATTGATGCATTTTTAAATGAAGCTACTTCAAAGGAATTCACTGAATTGCAAGCGTTTAAAGAAAATCCAAGATACAGTTACGAGATCCAAGATAGTGGATCAGCAatagttgaaaaatatgaagGATATGGCAAACGGACAAAACAGGAAAATTTggcacagaagaagaaaaagaaaaactgtcaAATGGACAAAAAAGacacgaaaaagaaaaacagtcaaATGGACAAAGAAgacacgaaaaagaaaaaaagtaaaatggaCAAAGACACGGAACGATTGATTCAAAATCGAAAGGctgcaaaaaaattaagggacaaaaaaaaatctgagaaacTTATTTTGGAGAAGCAAGTTTTAGATCTTTTGCGAGAAAACCAACAGATGgaagaaacaattaaaactcAATCTCTACAAATTCAACGCCTAAAAAATGAG
- the LOC136031072 gene encoding uncharacterized protein LOC136031072 isoform X3: MDPSFELEIPFEDIDAFLNEISTQISDEASSKDFIELQVFNEYSYEIEDTCHSKPIDAFIDATIDAFLNEATSKEFTELQAFKENPRYSYEIQDSGSAIVEKYEGYGKRTKQENLAQKKKKKNCQMDKKDTKKKNSQMDKEDTKKKKSKMDKDTERLIQNRKAAKKLRDKKKSEKLILEKQVLDLLRENQQMEETIKTQSLQIQRLKNEPIGTNLIWLAGPRKKLA, encoded by the coding sequence ATGGATCCGagttttgaattagaaataCCTTTTGAAGATATAGatgcatttttaaatgaaatttcaacTCAAATCAGTGATGAAGCTTCTTCAAAGGACTTCATTGAATTGCAAGTGTTTAATGAATATAGTTACGAGATAGAAGATACGTGCCACAGTAAGCCTATTGATGCATTTATTGATGCCACTATTGATGCATTTTTAAATGAAGCTACTTCAAAGGAATTCACTGAATTGCAAGCGTTTAAAGAAAATCCAAGATACAGTTACGAGATCCAAGATAGTGGATCAGCAatagttgaaaaatatgaagGATATGGCAAACGGACAAAACAGGAAAATTTggcacagaagaagaaaaagaaaaactgtcaAATGGACAAAAAAGacacgaaaaagaaaaacagtcaaATGGACAAAGAAgacacgaaaaagaaaaaaagtaaaatggaCAAAGACACGGAACGATTGATTCAAAATCGAAAGGctgcaaaaaaattaagggacaaaaaaaaatctgagaaacTTATTTTGGAGAAGCAAGTTTTAGATCTTTTGCGAGAAAACCAACAGATGgaagaaacaattaaaactcAATCTCTACAAATTCAACGCCTAAAAAATGAG